One window of Mesorhizobium sp. WSM4904 genomic DNA carries:
- the lpxD gene encoding UDP-3-O-(3-hydroxymyristoyl)glucosamine N-acyltransferase codes for MTDPVFFAPSRRYTAGEVANLTGANLIDASQADIAIEALAPANEGGDGALVFVDGKRNFALMQSLKAAAVLCPADFATRAPQGIAVLVHPRPQQAFAMVGRLLFPQASTPGPMTGETGVSPVAHIDPSAHVEAGAIVEAGAVIGPGASIGAGTVIAPHAVIGRSCKIGRDGYVGPGASIQYALIGNRVIIHGGARIGQDGFGFVAGAKGPERVPQIGRVIIQDDVEIGSNSTVDRGAMSDTVIGQGTKIDNLVQIAHNVRIGRNCIIAGLSGISGSVVVGDNVTMGGGVGLADHLTIGPGAKLAARSGFMSNVPAGEVWGGYPAQPMAEAMREIAMLRRLARTRKQGDGNG; via the coding sequence ATGACCGATCCGGTGTTCTTCGCGCCTTCACGCCGGTATACGGCTGGCGAGGTCGCGAATCTGACCGGCGCCAATCTCATTGATGCCTCGCAGGCCGATATCGCTATCGAAGCGTTGGCGCCCGCCAATGAGGGCGGTGACGGTGCGCTCGTCTTCGTCGACGGCAAACGCAACTTCGCTTTGATGCAGTCGCTCAAGGCGGCAGCGGTGCTGTGCCCCGCGGACTTTGCCACCAGAGCCCCGCAGGGGATCGCGGTGCTGGTGCATCCGCGCCCGCAGCAGGCCTTCGCGATGGTCGGGCGGCTGCTCTTTCCGCAAGCCTCGACTCCAGGGCCGATGACCGGCGAAACCGGCGTTTCGCCGGTGGCGCATATCGATCCGTCCGCGCATGTCGAGGCCGGAGCGATCGTGGAGGCAGGCGCGGTGATCGGTCCCGGTGCTTCCATAGGCGCCGGCACGGTCATTGCGCCGCATGCCGTCATCGGCCGCTCCTGCAAGATAGGCCGCGATGGTTACGTCGGCCCGGGCGCCAGCATCCAATATGCGCTGATCGGCAACCGCGTCATCATTCATGGCGGCGCAAGGATCGGCCAGGACGGCTTCGGCTTCGTGGCCGGCGCCAAGGGACCTGAGCGCGTGCCGCAGATCGGCCGCGTCATCATCCAGGACGACGTCGAGATCGGCTCCAACTCGACCGTCGATCGCGGCGCGATGTCCGACACGGTCATCGGACAGGGCACCAAGATCGACAATCTGGTGCAGATCGCCCACAACGTTCGCATCGGCCGCAATTGCATTATAGCCGGGCTTTCGGGTATTTCCGGTTCCGTCGTCGTCGGCGACAACGTCACCATGGGTGGCGGTGTCGGCCTCGCCGATCATTTGACCATCGGCCCGGGAGCCAAGCTTGCTGCGAGAAGTGGATTCATGAGCAACGTGCCGGCGGGCGAGGTCTGGGGAGGCTATCCGGCGCAGCCGATGGCGGAAGCGATGCGCGAGATCGCGATGCTGCGCAGACTGGCCAGGACGCGCAAGCAGGGCGACGGAAATGGCTGA
- the fabZ gene encoding 3-hydroxyacyl-ACP dehydratase FabZ, with protein MADMVATTLEAVDIMGLMKLLPHRYPFLMIDRIVDIDGNDSAVGIKNVTINEPHFQGHFPEHPVMPGVLIIEAMAQTAGAICIRSLNTEKPSLVYFLTIDNAKFRKPVGPGDQLKIHVKKIKMRGNLLKFACEAMVDGAKAAEAEISAMVAG; from the coding sequence ATGGCTGACATGGTGGCGACGACACTCGAAGCGGTTGACATAATGGGGCTCATGAAGCTCCTGCCGCACCGCTATCCGTTCCTGATGATCGACCGCATCGTCGATATCGACGGCAACGACTCGGCCGTCGGCATCAAGAACGTGACCATCAACGAGCCGCATTTCCAGGGCCATTTCCCGGAACATCCGGTGATGCCTGGTGTGCTGATCATCGAGGCCATGGCTCAGACGGCCGGCGCGATCTGCATCCGCAGCCTCAACACGGAAAAGCCGTCGCTGGTTTATTTCCTGACAATCGACAACGCGAAATTCCGCAAGCCGGTCGGTCCAGGCGACCAGTTGAAGATCCACGTCAAGAAAATCAAGATGCGCGGCAACCTGCTCAAATTCGCTTGCGAAGCCATGGTGGACGGAGCGAAGGCGGCGGAGGCCGAGATTTCGGCCATGGTTGCCGGCTGA
- the lpxA gene encoding acyl-ACP--UDP-N-acetylglucosamine O-acyltransferase: MKIQTSIHPSAVVEDGAQLGEGVRIGPFCHVNADAVIGDRVELVSHVSVMGATTIGAATKVYPMAILGGPPQNTKHKGGRTTLVIGESCTIREGVTMHLGTDSSRGETIVGDNGNFLAYAHIAHDCVVGKNATFANGATLGGHCEIGDNVYIGGLTAVHQFVRVGDNAFIGGCSAVVGDVIPYAIAVGNRAKLRGLNIIGLKRSGLPRAEIYLLRKAYRTIFDRSRTVGENVEIAKVEFAASPTAMKIIDFVTSRGKRHYAVPPLKGGDDDDGDDEG; encoded by the coding sequence ATGAAAATTCAGACGTCAATCCATCCTTCCGCGGTCGTCGAAGACGGCGCCCAGCTCGGCGAAGGCGTCCGCATCGGGCCGTTCTGCCATGTGAACGCCGACGCGGTGATCGGCGACCGGGTCGAGCTGGTCAGCCACGTCTCGGTGATGGGCGCGACCACCATCGGTGCCGCGACCAAGGTCTACCCGATGGCGATACTGGGTGGCCCGCCGCAGAACACCAAGCATAAGGGCGGCCGCACCACGCTGGTCATCGGCGAGAGCTGCACGATCCGCGAGGGCGTCACCATGCATCTCGGCACGGATTCCAGCCGTGGTGAGACGATCGTGGGCGACAACGGCAATTTCCTTGCCTACGCCCACATCGCCCACGATTGCGTCGTCGGCAAGAACGCCACTTTTGCCAACGGGGCAACGCTCGGCGGACACTGCGAGATCGGCGACAACGTCTATATCGGTGGCCTCACTGCGGTTCATCAGTTTGTCCGCGTCGGTGACAACGCCTTCATCGGCGGCTGCTCGGCCGTCGTCGGCGACGTCATCCCTTATGCGATCGCCGTCGGCAATCGCGCCAAGCTGCGCGGCCTCAACATCATCGGGCTGAAGCGTTCCGGTCTGCCGCGTGCGGAAATCTACCTGCTGCGCAAGGCTTACCGGACGATTTTCGACCGCTCCCGGACCGTTGGCGAGAATGTGGAAATCGCCAAGGTGGAATTCGCCGCGTCGCCAACGGCCATGAAAATTATTGATTTCGTCACCAGCCGCGGCAAGCGGCATTATGCCGTCCCGCCGCTCAAGGGTGGCGACGATGACGACGGCGATGACGAGGGCTGA
- a CDS encoding LpxI family protein, protein MTTAMTRAEPTDTRLALAPGSRVGIIAGGGSLPVEVADGLAAHGYSPFILLMEGEADRKQQLGRYEHVTMALEQIGSLVSTLKRHRVTHLVLAGEIKRRPRLGNMRPSLGLLAIVPSVIVALARGDDGLLKVLTRGLEKRGIKVVGAHEVVPELTAAEGTLTAAGPKQSDWRDIEAGRAAAKAIGALDIGQAAIAVGGRVIALEGIEGTKGLLERARELRGHGRLAGKTRGVLVKCAKPGQELRADLPSIGPQTVEAAHAAGLAGIAVEAGRSLILEGPEALLRANALGLFIVGLAAEEPADGR, encoded by the coding sequence ATGACGACGGCGATGACGAGGGCTGAGCCCACCGACACAAGGCTTGCACTCGCGCCGGGCTCCAGGGTCGGCATCATTGCCGGCGGCGGCAGCCTGCCTGTGGAAGTCGCCGACGGTCTCGCAGCTCACGGCTATTCGCCCTTCATTCTGTTGATGGAAGGTGAGGCTGACCGCAAGCAGCAGCTTGGCCGATACGAGCACGTTACCATGGCTCTCGAGCAGATCGGTTCCCTGGTGTCGACGCTGAAACGCCACCGCGTCACCCATCTGGTCCTCGCCGGCGAGATCAAGCGCAGGCCAAGGCTAGGCAACATGCGCCCCAGCCTCGGATTGCTGGCGATCGTACCGTCGGTGATCGTCGCGCTGGCGCGCGGCGATGACGGACTTCTGAAGGTTCTGACGCGGGGCCTCGAAAAGCGCGGTATCAAGGTGGTCGGCGCGCATGAGGTCGTCCCCGAACTGACCGCCGCAGAAGGCACGCTGACGGCCGCCGGACCAAAGCAATCGGATTGGCGCGATATCGAGGCGGGCCGTGCGGCGGCCAAGGCGATCGGTGCGCTCGACATCGGCCAGGCGGCGATTGCGGTCGGAGGAAGGGTGATCGCGCTGGAAGGCATCGAAGGCACCAAGGGCCTGCTCGAGCGGGCGCGGGAATTGCGCGGGCATGGCAGGCTCGCCGGAAAGACGCGCGGCGTTCTCGTCAAATGCGCCAAGCCAGGTCAGGAGTTGCGCGCCGACTTGCCTTCGATAGGCCCGCAGACGGTCGAGGCCGCACATGCCGCCGGCCTGGCCGGCATAGCCGTCGAGGCGGGCCGCTCGCTCATTCTCGAAGGTCCCGAGGCATTATTGCGAGCCAATGCGCTTGGCCTGTTCATTGTCGGTCTCGCCGCAGAGGAGCCGGCCGATGGCCGGTGA
- the lpxB gene encoding lipid-A-disaccharide synthase codes for MAGEKPLKVAVVAGEESGDLLGADIVRALEKTTGRKIQLVGIGGRHLQELGLTPLFDGSEIALMGFSAVLRDLPRLMRRISQTAAIIAAERPDCLITIDSPDFSLRVAKKVRAAAPAIPIVHYVCPSVWAWRPGRAVAMRPYVDHILCILPFEVKALARLGGPPGTYVGHRLTRDPGVLGAAKAQALPRDLPEDRVKTLLVLPGSRRGEVRRLIEPFGKAMSVLRQRGHRLRLLLPTVPHVADLVKTSVASWDEKPEIITDPERKWQAFGKADAALIASGTVSLELALCGVPMVSSYKLDPIARLISRYLVTTWSALLPNLISDRTLIPEFYNQYVRPENLARQLEALFADTGMRAWQKAGFAEIVRRMATERPSGEIAAEVVMGCIKKANRE; via the coding sequence ATGGCCGGTGAGAAACCGCTCAAGGTCGCCGTCGTCGCCGGCGAGGAGTCGGGCGACCTGCTTGGCGCCGACATCGTGCGCGCGCTGGAAAAGACCACCGGTCGCAAGATCCAGCTTGTCGGCATTGGCGGCCGGCACCTGCAGGAACTGGGGCTGACACCGCTCTTCGACGGCAGCGAGATCGCGCTGATGGGCTTCAGCGCCGTCTTGCGCGACCTGCCGCGGCTGATGCGCCGGATCAGCCAGACGGCCGCCATCATCGCGGCGGAACGGCCGGACTGCCTGATCACCATCGACAGCCCCGACTTTTCGCTGCGGGTCGCCAAGAAGGTGCGTGCCGCCGCGCCCGCCATCCCGATCGTCCACTATGTGTGCCCAAGCGTGTGGGCATGGCGGCCGGGCAGGGCGGTGGCGATGAGGCCTTATGTCGACCACATCCTCTGCATTTTGCCTTTCGAGGTGAAGGCGCTTGCCCGCCTCGGCGGGCCGCCCGGCACTTATGTCGGCCACCGGCTGACGCGGGACCCCGGGGTGCTTGGCGCCGCCAAGGCGCAGGCCTTGCCGCGCGACCTGCCGGAGGATCGCGTCAAGACGCTGCTCGTGCTGCCGGGCTCGCGCCGCGGCGAGGTGCGGCGGCTGATCGAGCCTTTCGGCAAGGCCATGTCGGTCCTGCGCCAGCGCGGCCATCGGTTGCGCCTGCTGCTGCCGACGGTGCCGCATGTCGCCGATCTGGTGAAAACGTCGGTCGCAAGCTGGGACGAGAAGCCTGAGATCATCACCGATCCGGAGCGGAAATGGCAGGCCTTCGGCAAGGCCGATGCGGCTCTGATCGCGTCCGGAACCGTTTCGCTGGAACTGGCGCTTTGCGGCGTTCCGATGGTCTCCAGCTACAAGCTCGATCCGATCGCGCGTCTCATTTCCCGATATCTGGTGACCACCTGGTCGGCGCTGCTGCCCAACCTGATTTCGGACCGGACGCTGATCCCGGAATTCTACAATCAATATGTCCGGCCGGAGAACCTGGCGCGTCAGTTGGAAGCGCTGTTTGCCGATACCGGCATGCGCGCCTGGCAGAAGGCGGGCTTCGCCGAGATCGTAAGGCGCATGGCAACCGAGAGGCCTTCCGGTGAGATCGCGGCGGAAGTCGTGATGGGGTGCATCAAGAAAGCGAATAGGGAGTAG
- the gltA gene encoding citrate synthase, producing the protein MSEAATKLEPGGKAHESTARLELAGKTHEFKVRSGSTGPDVIDIGALYSTTGAFTYDPGFTSTASCESAITFIDGDAGILLHRGYPIDQLAEHGDFLEVCYLLLYGELPTKAQKDDFDYRVTRHTMVHEQMSRFFTGFRRDAHPMAVMCGVVGALSAFYHDSTDISDPYQRMVASMRLIAKMPTIAAMAYKYHIGQPFIYPKNELNFAANFLHMCFAVPCEEYKINPVLARAMERIFILHADHEQNASTSTVRLAGSSGANPFACIAAGIACLWGPAHGGANEAALNMLGEIGHVDHIPEFIARAKDKNDPFRLMGFGHRVYKNYDPRAKIMQKTAHEVLGELGIKDDPLLDIAMELEKIALTDSYFIEKKLYPNVDFYSGITLKALGFPTTMFTVLFAVARTVGWIAQWKEMIEDPHQKIGRPRQLYTGATERDYVPIAKR; encoded by the coding sequence ATGAGCGAAGCTGCGACAAAACTGGAACCGGGCGGCAAGGCGCATGAGTCGACCGCCAGGCTCGAACTCGCCGGCAAGACCCACGAATTCAAGGTGCGAAGCGGCTCGACCGGGCCCGACGTCATCGACATCGGCGCTCTCTACAGCACCACCGGCGCCTTCACCTACGATCCCGGCTTCACCTCGACGGCGAGCTGCGAGTCGGCAATCACCTTCATCGACGGCGATGCCGGCATCCTCTTGCATCGCGGCTATCCGATCGACCAGCTTGCCGAGCACGGCGACTTCCTCGAGGTCTGCTATCTCCTGCTCTACGGCGAGCTGCCGACCAAGGCGCAGAAGGACGACTTCGACTACCGCGTGACACGCCACACCATGGTGCATGAGCAGATGTCGCGTTTCTTCACCGGCTTCCGTCGCGACGCGCACCCGATGGCGGTGATGTGTGGCGTGGTCGGCGCGCTGTCGGCCTTCTACCACGACTCGACCGACATCTCCGACCCATACCAGCGCATGGTCGCCTCGATGCGACTGATCGCCAAGATGCCGACCATCGCGGCGATGGCCTATAAATACCACATCGGCCAGCCCTTCATTTATCCGAAGAACGAGCTGAACTTCGCCGCAAACTTCCTGCATATGTGTTTTGCGGTGCCCTGCGAGGAGTACAAGATCAATCCGGTGCTGGCCCGCGCGATGGAGCGCATCTTCATCCTGCACGCCGACCACGAGCAGAACGCCTCGACCTCGACGGTGCGCCTTGCCGGTTCTTCGGGCGCCAACCCGTTCGCCTGCATCGCCGCCGGCATCGCCTGCCTCTGGGGGCCGGCGCATGGCGGCGCCAACGAAGCGGCCCTCAACATGCTGGGCGAGATCGGCCATGTCGACCACATCCCGGAATTCATCGCCCGCGCCAAGGACAAGAACGATCCGTTCCGCCTGATGGGCTTCGGCCACCGCGTCTACAAGAACTACGATCCGCGCGCCAAGATCATGCAGAAGACCGCGCATGAAGTGCTGGGCGAGCTCGGCATCAAGGACGATCCGCTGCTCGACATCGCGATGGAGCTGGAAAAGATCGCGCTCACCGATTCCTACTTCATCGAGAAGAAGCTCTATCCAAACGTCGATTTCTATTCGGGCATCACGCTGAAGGCGCTGGGCTTCCCCACCACCATGTTCACCGTGCTGTTCGCCGTCGCCCGCACCGTCGGCTGGATCGCGCAGTGGAAGGAAATGATCGAGGATCCGCACCAGAAGATCGGCCGCCCGCGCCAGCTCTACACCGGCGCCACCGAACGCGACTACGTGCCGATCGCGAAGAGGTGA
- the gltX gene encoding glutamate--tRNA ligase, whose product MSDKVVTRFAPSPTGYLHIGGARTALFNWLYAKHTGGTMLLRIEDTDRERSTEAATAAILDGLTWLGLSWDGEAVSQFERAPRHREVAEELVRLGKAYYSYETPAELEAMREAARAKGLPPRYNGQWRDRDPSEAPPGVKGAIRIKAPTEGETVVHDRVQGEVRFPNKDLDDFIILRSDGNPTYMHAVVVDDHDMGVTHIIRGDDHLTNAARQTVIYNAMGWAVPSMSHIPLIHGADGAKLSKRHGALGVEAYRAMGYLPEALLNYLARLGWSHGDDEVMSIEDMIAWFDIGDVNKGAARFDFAKLEALNGVHMRKMDDKALFDIFVATLPYLEGGLALAAKLDDRRKAQLLAAMPGLKERAKTLVELVDGAAFLFADRPLQLDEKAAGLLGGDARAILRGAHDALAAVAGEWNAAAAEAAIRNFAQTGGHKLGAVAQPLRAALTGRSTSPGVFDVLAVLGRDESLARIGDQID is encoded by the coding sequence ATGTCCGACAAGGTCGTCACCCGTTTTGCCCCCTCGCCCACCGGCTACCTGCATATCGGCGGCGCGCGCACGGCGCTGTTCAATTGGCTCTACGCCAAGCACACGGGCGGCACGATGCTGCTGCGCATCGAGGACACCGATCGCGAGCGCTCTACCGAGGCGGCGACGGCCGCCATCCTTGACGGGCTGACTTGGCTCGGTCTCTCATGGGACGGCGAGGCCGTATCGCAGTTCGAGCGCGCGCCGCGCCACCGCGAGGTGGCCGAGGAGCTCGTGCGCCTGGGCAAGGCCTATTACAGCTACGAGACGCCTGCCGAGTTGGAGGCGATGCGCGAGGCAGCGCGAGCCAAGGGCCTGCCGCCGCGCTACAACGGGCAGTGGCGCGACCGCGACCCGTCCGAGGCGCCTCCCGGCGTCAAGGGCGCCATCCGCATCAAGGCGCCGACCGAGGGCGAGACCGTCGTGCACGACCGCGTGCAGGGCGAGGTGCGCTTCCCGAACAAGGACCTCGACGACTTCATCATCCTGCGCTCGGACGGCAACCCGACCTACATGCATGCCGTTGTCGTCGACGACCACGACATGGGCGTCACGCACATCATCCGCGGCGACGACCATCTGACCAACGCCGCGCGCCAGACCGTCATCTACAACGCCATGGGCTGGGCGGTGCCGTCGATGTCGCACATCCCGCTGATTCATGGCGCCGACGGCGCCAAGCTGTCGAAGCGCCATGGCGCGCTCGGCGTCGAGGCCTATCGCGCCATGGGCTACCTGCCTGAGGCCCTGCTCAACTATCTGGCCAGGCTCGGCTGGAGCCATGGCGACGACGAGGTCATGTCGATCGAGGACATGATCGCTTGGTTCGACATCGGCGACGTCAACAAGGGCGCCGCCCGCTTCGATTTCGCCAAGCTCGAGGCGCTGAACGGCGTCCATATGCGCAAGATGGACGACAAGGCTCTCTTCGACATCTTCGTCGCCACCCTGCCCTATCTCGAGGGCGGACTGGCGCTCGCGGCAAAGCTCGACGACAGGCGCAAGGCGCAGCTGCTTGCCGCCATGCCCGGCCTCAAGGAGCGTGCAAAGACGTTGGTCGAACTCGTCGATGGAGCCGCCTTCCTCTTCGCGGATCGGCCGCTGCAGCTCGACGAGAAGGCGGCCGGGTTGCTTGGCGGCGACGCGCGCGCCATTCTGCGCGGCGCTCATGACGCGCTCGCGGCGGTCGCCGGCGAATGGAACGCCGCAGCCGCGGAAGCCGCTATTCGCAACTTTGCGCAGACCGGCGGTCACAAGCTCGGCGCCGTGGCCCAACCGCTGAGAGCCGCGCTCACCGGTCGAAGCACATCGCCCGGCGTGTTCGACGTGCTTGCCGTGCTGGGACGCGACGAAAGTCTAGCGCGGATTGGAGATCAAATCGATTAG
- a CDS encoding ComEC/Rec2 family competence protein codes for MAGRGRSAEKGEGTTAGVSERLLFAGTAPAEATPVSVPAPRPAAEILPPGGDASLQPLQPATIDRIRRQFRRTSFSVLRRSVAEAATTELDRGVGFLLVPVFLAAGVILYFSLNSEPDLYRPLAAVALMAVCAAVSRSWPKTHLIFMAALFCALGFVAAKVETWRAATPMLGSEIQTRLTGRVVVAEEMANGRVRLTIDLVSTAQPKLRYAPDRVRLSARGIPPNVKAGSLVTGYARLLPPTGPVRPESYDFSFDSYFSGIGASGFFLGDPKVIPASDPPAQASIAWAIENARETIADHIRSTVGGPEGEIAAALIVGVRAGIPEDINEAMRRTGIYHIISISGLHMALVAGTVMLLLRGVFALLPDFSSRRPVKKYAAAVALVSIAAYLVISGVVVAAERSFIMLAVMLVAVLFDRAALTMRNLAISAIAVIMVSPHEVVGPSFQMSFAATAALVGAYAGWADYRAGKSKAPPAKRSFLRFLSHKLAVGAGGAAITSIIAGSATALFAIWHFQRVSPLSLLANLAIMPIVTVVMFLAVASAVMMPFGFDGPFLYLMGKGLTAMIAISAWISERSPVDAVGLISIQSVLLATIALVIATMATTWLRLAAVPFALAALLAVPQVRTPDLLISEDAHLVAMPIGGGELAVNRARSNEFTTDNWKRALRAETIVPPETFAKGAFDIADPVDLPAGSPFYCTGDLCIGRHPSGAIVALAENRDSARPACGFADLIVINDATAYNPCRDPRILVVTKRQLARDGSAAVYFDPQSATARAAIQYAVEKPYRPWHEQRRYSREARGLAPYERPEKPQTKPPPLSSDE; via the coding sequence ATGGCTGGACGTGGCCGGAGTGCGGAGAAGGGCGAGGGGACGACGGCCGGCGTCAGCGAGCGCCTGCTGTTTGCCGGCACCGCGCCTGCCGAAGCAACGCCGGTTTCGGTTCCGGCGCCGCGCCCGGCTGCGGAGATCTTGCCGCCGGGCGGTGATGCCTCGCTGCAGCCGCTTCAGCCGGCGACTATCGATCGGATCCGCAGGCAGTTCCGCCGTACCTCTTTTTCCGTGCTTCGCCGAAGCGTCGCCGAAGCCGCCACCACCGAACTCGACCGCGGCGTTGGTTTCCTGCTGGTGCCGGTGTTCCTTGCCGCCGGCGTAATCCTCTATTTCTCCTTGAACAGCGAGCCGGATCTCTACCGGCCGCTGGCGGCGGTGGCGCTGATGGCCGTCTGCGCGGCGGTTTCCCGCTCTTGGCCGAAGACGCATCTTATCTTCATGGCGGCGCTGTTTTGCGCGCTGGGCTTTGTCGCCGCGAAGGTCGAGACATGGCGGGCCGCAACGCCGATGCTCGGCTCCGAGATACAGACGCGGCTGACGGGTCGCGTTGTCGTCGCCGAGGAGATGGCCAATGGCCGGGTGCGGCTGACCATCGACCTCGTCTCGACCGCGCAGCCAAAACTGCGCTACGCGCCGGATCGCGTCAGGCTCTCGGCGCGCGGGATTCCGCCTAACGTCAAGGCTGGATCGCTGGTGACGGGCTATGCACGGCTCCTGCCGCCGACCGGACCGGTTCGCCCCGAAAGTTATGATTTTTCCTTCGACAGCTATTTCTCCGGCATCGGTGCCAGTGGATTTTTCCTCGGCGATCCGAAAGTCATTCCGGCAAGCGACCCTCCCGCCCAGGCGAGCATCGCCTGGGCGATCGAGAATGCGCGCGAGACGATTGCCGATCACATCAGAAGCACCGTCGGCGGACCCGAAGGCGAGATTGCCGCGGCGCTGATCGTCGGCGTTCGCGCGGGCATTCCCGAGGACATCAACGAGGCGATGCGGCGGACCGGCATCTACCACATCATCTCGATTTCCGGGCTGCACATGGCGCTGGTCGCCGGCACGGTCATGCTTTTGCTGCGCGGCGTCTTCGCGCTGCTTCCGGATTTCTCGTCACGCCGGCCGGTGAAGAAATATGCCGCAGCGGTCGCGCTGGTGTCGATCGCTGCTTACCTCGTCATCTCCGGCGTGGTGGTCGCCGCCGAACGAAGCTTCATCATGCTCGCCGTCATGCTGGTCGCCGTGCTCTTCGACCGTGCGGCGTTGACGATGCGCAACCTGGCGATTTCGGCCATTGCCGTCATCATGGTGTCACCGCACGAAGTGGTTGGTCCGAGCTTCCAGATGTCGTTCGCCGCGACCGCGGCCCTTGTCGGCGCCTATGCCGGATGGGCCGACTACCGCGCCGGCAAGTCGAAAGCGCCGCCGGCGAAGCGGTCGTTCCTGCGGTTCCTGTCGCACAAGCTTGCGGTCGGAGCGGGCGGCGCCGCCATAACGTCTATCATTGCCGGAAGCGCTACGGCGCTGTTTGCCATCTGGCACTTCCAGCGCGTCTCGCCGCTCAGCCTGCTGGCCAATCTGGCGATCATGCCGATCGTCACCGTCGTGATGTTCCTTGCCGTCGCCAGCGCGGTCATGATGCCGTTCGGCTTCGACGGACCTTTCCTCTATTTGATGGGCAAGGGCCTGACGGCGATGATCGCGATTTCGGCCTGGATTTCGGAGCGGTCGCCGGTCGATGCCGTGGGGCTGATCTCGATCCAGTCGGTGCTGCTCGCGACAATCGCGCTGGTGATAGCAACCATGGCCACCACCTGGCTCAGGCTGGCGGCAGTGCCCTTCGCGCTGGCCGCACTACTGGCGGTCCCGCAAGTGCGCACGCCGGACCTGCTGATCTCCGAGGACGCGCATCTGGTGGCGATGCCGATCGGCGGTGGCGAGCTCGCCGTCAATCGCGCCCGCTCCAACGAGTTCACCACCGACAATTGGAAACGTGCGCTGAGGGCCGAAACGATCGTGCCGCCGGAAACATTCGCGAAAGGCGCATTCGACATCGCCGACCCGGTCGACCTGCCGGCGGGATCCCCCTTTTACTGCACTGGCGATCTCTGCATTGGCCGGCATCCGTCCGGTGCAATCGTCGCCTTGGCGGAAAACCGCGATAGCGCCAGGCCGGCCTGCGGCTTCGCCGACCTCATCGTCATCAACGACGCCACGGCCTACAACCCTTGCCGCGATCCACGCATCCTCGTCGTCACCAAGCGGCAGCTTGCGCGCGACGGCAGCGCCGCCGTCTACTTCGACCCACAGTCGGCAACGGCGCGAGCCGCCATTCAATACGCCGTCGAAAAGCCCTATCGCCCCTGGCACGAACAGCGGCGCTACTCGCGCGAGGCGAGGGGGCTAGCGCCATACGAGCGGCCTGAGAAGCCACAGACCAAGCCGCCGCCACTCAGTAGCGACGAATGA
- the lexA gene encoding transcriptional repressor LexA: MLTRKQHELLMFIHERLKESGIPPSFDEMKEALDLASKSGIHRLITALEERGFIRRLPNRARALEVLRLPDSIAPGLNAARKFSPSVIQGGQGNLGRQIKPAAPSRTPTPSNDDDAVSAVSIPVMGRIAAGVPIDAIQHQTHSITVPPDMIAGGEHYALEVKGDSMIEAGIFDGDTVIIRNANTASPGEIVVALVDDEEATLKRFRRKGASIALEAANPAYETRIFGPDRVKVQGKLVGLIRRY, translated from the coding sequence ATGCTGACGCGCAAACAACATGAACTGCTGATGTTCATCCATGAACGGCTCAAGGAAAGCGGCATTCCGCCGTCTTTCGACGAGATGAAGGAAGCGCTCGACCTCGCTTCGAAGTCGGGCATCCACCGTTTGATCACGGCACTGGAGGAGCGCGGCTTTATTCGCCGGCTGCCGAACCGCGCACGCGCTCTTGAGGTGCTGCGCCTGCCCGATTCGATCGCGCCCGGCCTGAATGCGGCGAGAAAATTCTCGCCGAGCGTCATCCAAGGCGGTCAAGGCAATCTCGGCCGGCAGATCAAGCCAGCGGCGCCCTCCCGCACACCGACGCCCAGCAATGACGACGACGCCGTTTCGGCCGTGTCCATCCCGGTGATGGGTCGCATTGCCGCCGGTGTGCCGATCGACGCCATCCAGCACCAGACGCATTCGATCACAGTTCCGCCGGACATGATCGCAGGCGGCGAGCACTACGCGCTTGAGGTCAAGGGCGATTCGATGATCGAAGCCGGCATCTTCGACGGCGACACGGTGATCATCCGCAATGCTAACACAGCGAGCCCGGGCGAGATCGTGGTGGCGCTGGTGGACGACGAGGAAGCGACGCTGAAACGCTTCCGCCGCAAGGGCGCCTCGATTGCGCTCGAGGCCGCCAACCCGGCCTATGAGACCCGCATCTTCGGACCGGACAGGGTCAAGGTGCAGGGCAAGCTGGTCGGGCTCATTCGTCGCTACTGA